In Populus alba chromosome 1, ASM523922v2, whole genome shotgun sequence, a single window of DNA contains:
- the LOC140954971 gene encoding uncharacterized protein, translated as MIVELCTKWKIKHSNSSPYRPKMNGTVEAANKNIKKIIQKMVVTYRDWHKMLPFALHAYHTTVRTSTGSTPYSLVYSMEAVMPLEVEIPLLRVLMDSELEEAEWAKVRYKQLNLISKKRIAATCHHQLYQK; from the coding sequence ATGATAGTGGAGCTATGTACTAAATGGAAGATCAAGCATTCAAATTCCTCACCATACCGGCCAAAAATGAATGGCACAGTAGAAGCCGCCAACAAGAACATCAAAAAGATCATTCAGAAAATGGTAGTCACGTATAGAGATTGGCATAAGATGTTGCCATTTGCTCTCCATGCATACCACACTACAGTCAGGACCTCGACAGGGTCTACCCCATATTCTCTAGTGTATAgtatggaggcagtgatgcctttagaagtggaaatcccattgTTAAGAGTGTTGATGGATTCCGAACTAGAAGAGGCTGAGTGGGCCAAAGTGAGATATAAGCAACTGAACCTGATAAGTAAAAAGAGGATAGCTGCAAcatgtcatcatcaactttaccaGAAATGA